The Conger conger chromosome 15, fConCon1.1, whole genome shotgun sequence genome contains a region encoding:
- the gabpb1 gene encoding GA-binding protein subunit beta-1, with amino-acid sequence MSLVDMGKKLLEAARSGQDDEVRILMANGAPFTTDWLGTSPLHLSAQYGHYSTTEVLLRAGVSRDARTKVDRTPLHMAAAEGHSRIVEVLLKHGADVNAKDMLKMTALHWATEHGHPNVVELLIKYGADVHAQSKFCKNALDIAVDNCNEELAEILQVSMQNQINTNPESPDTVTIHTATPQFLIGPGGLVNLTGLVSAGNSSKSAVMATEEVVTADSVDGTIQQVLSAGGQQVITIVTDGIQLGNLQAAGSIGQPIIVTMPDGQQVLTVPATDVAEETVVSEEPMAKRQRIEFIENHVESPEFEEKETLQKQLEEANREAQKYRQQLLKKEQEAEAFRQKLEAITRHQSGKKAA; translated from the exons CTGGGGACCTCGCCTCTTCACCTCTCGGCCCAGTATGGCCATTACTCCACCACGGAGGTGCTTCTGAGGGCGGGCGTGAGCCGGGACGCCCGCACCAAAGTGGACAGGACCCCCCTGCACATGGCGGCCGCGGAGGGCCACTCCAGGATTGTGGAGGTGCTGCTGAAG CACGGGGCTGACGTCAATGCCAAAGACATGCTGAAGATGACCGCGCTCCACTGGGCCACAGAACATGGCCACCCCAACGTCGTCGAGCTGCTCATCAAGTACGGGGCCGACGTCCACGCACAGAGCAAGTTCTGCAAAAACGCACTGGACATCGCTGTGGACAACTGTAATGAGGAGCTGGCGGAGATTCTGCAG gtGTCCATGCAGAACCAGATAAATACAAACCCGGAGAGTCCTGACACCGTGACGATACACACGGCAACTCCGCAGTTCCTCATCGGCCCCGGGGGCTTGGTCAACCTCACTGGTCTGGTTTCTGCAGGAAACTCCTCCAAGTCGGCAG TGATGGCAACAGAGGAGGTGGTGACCGCAGACTCAGTGGACGGAACCATCCAGCAGGTGCTCAGCGCAGGGGGTCAGCAAGTCATCACTATTGTAACAGACGGCATCCAACTCGGCAACCTACAGGCGGCCGGTAGCATCGGCCAGCCCATTATTGTGACGATGCCAGACGGCCAGCAAG TGTTAACAGTTCCCGCCACAGACGTTGCAGAGGAAACCGTTGTCAGTGAAGAGCCAATGGCAAAGCGGCAGCGCATCGAGTTCATTGAAAATCACGTTGAAAGTCCAGAATTCGAG GAGAAGGAAACGTTGCAGAAGCAGCTAGAGGAGGCAAACCGGGAAGCGCAGAAATACCGACAACAGCTTCTGAAGAAGGAACAGGAAGCGGAAGCGTTCAGACAGAAACTAGAGGCCATCACGCGCCACCAGAGCGGAAAGAAAGCCGCGTGA